The segment CCATCTGGAGCCAAATTTCCGAACAATACTGCCAATCCACCTTTTTCTGTATGCGGATTATCAATTGGACGAATAACATCATAGTTCTGTACTTCACAGCCAGCAATATTTTCACCAAGTGTTCTGCCGGTTACAGTCAATGTATCTAAATGAAGGGCATCCTCTTTTTTCGACAGCTCATTAAGTGCTGCTGAAACACCACCAGCTTCATGTAAATCTTCAATATGGACATCAGAGGAAGGAGCCAATTTCGACAGATGAGGAACCCTGCTTGCCACTTCATTAATTCTTTCAAGCGGATAATCAATTCCTGCTTCATTAGCTAATGCCAATGTATGCAAGACAGTATTTGTCGAACCGCCCAATGCCATGTCCAATGCGAATGCATTATCGATCGCTTTTTCTGTTACGATATCTAACGGCTTGATGTCCTTATCAATTAATTCCATTAGTTGTTTTGCTGATTTCTTAACGAAATCTCTGCGCTCTGGAGCAACAGCTAGAATCGTTCCGTTTCCTGGCAAAGCAAGTCCTAAAGCTTCTGCTAAGCAGTTCATGGAATTAGCTGTGAACATACCTGAACATGATCCGCAAGTCGGACAGCCAAATTGCTCTAATTCCAGCAATCCTTTTTCATCAATTTTTCCTGATTGGAAAGCTCCTACACCTTCGAATACAGATGATAAAGAAATCTTTTTACCATCGCTTGTAACCCCAGCCTTCATTGGTCCGCCGCTGACAAATACTGTTGGAATGTTAAGGCGCATCGCTGCCATCATCATCCCTGGTGTGATTTTGTCGCAGTTCGGGATACAAACCATTCCATCAAACCAGTGCGCAGAAACTACTGTTTCAATAGAGTCTGCAATGATTTCTCTACTTGGAAGAGAATATCTCATCCCAATATGACCCATAGCAATCCCATCATCAACACCAATTGTATTCATTTCAAATGGCACTCCGCCCGCTTCTCTAATCGCTTCTTTCACGATTTTTCCGAACTCTTGTAAATGGACATGTCCTGGAACAATATCAATATATGAATTTACCACCGCAATAAATGGTTTATTGAAATCCTCTTCTTTTACCCCTGCTGCTCGCAATAGGCTTCGGTGCGGTGCACGGTCGAAACCTTTTTTGATCATGTTGCTTCTTAACTCTGCCACTTATACCCCTCCATTTTCCGATTAAAAAGAATTATCTGTATATTTAAACTTTAAATCATTGTAACACTATCATAGAAAAATTGGTATAATTTCTTCTCATCGTTTTCAGAAAAAATATATATATCAAATAAAACACGCTTTATCTTTTAAAATAAGGACCATCATCACATTTAACGTTAAGTATTCTAACATAATTCCACTTTTGTTTATTCTTCCCTTCTACTAGACTGTTGCCGATTTATTATTTCAAAATAGCTTTATTCTTATAAAAAAAGCACCCTAGCAAATTAGGGTGCACATCAAACTAATCAGGAAAAGATCCTGCTAATCCTTGCTGTTTCATCATCTGTCAAATCGACATCTAATGTTCTTAAGTTATTTTGCAGCTGTGCGACCGTTTTAGCGCCTGGTATAATTACATCCACTGCAGGCTGCTTTAAAAGCCACGCTAGCGCCAAGTGAGTTGCATCAAAGCCCTTTTCTTTAGCCAATGCTTTTAACTGCTCAACCTTTTCCAAGTTTTGCAGGAATGCATCTCCTTGAAAAAGCGGATCCTTCGCCCGGATATCATCAAATTTAGCATCCTTGGAGAACTTTCCTGTCAGCAAACCTGATGCTAACGGGAAATATGGTACAAAGCTTATGCCGTTTTCCACACAATATGGCAAAAAGGAGTTTTCCGCTTCTCTTTTCAAAAGCGAATATTCTCCTTGAAAGACTTCCAAGTAACCATCCTTGTTAAATTCCTTTAATTGCTCTGCATTTAAGTTAGATGCGCCAACTGCTCCAATTTTCCCTTCGTCCTTTAGCTCCTTAAGCGTACCTGCCACTTCTGCCAATGGAGTGGTACCATCTGGATAATGAACATAAAACAAATCAATATGATCAGTCTGCAGTTTTTTCAAGCTTTCCTCTACAGAGTCTCTTAAGAATTGACGGCTATTATCTAACACAATTTTTCCGTCCACTGGCTTATGCGCTGCTTTGCTGGCAATTACTACTTTATCTCTGTTTCCACGCTCTTTGAGCACTTCCCCGATCAATTCCTCTGACTTTCCAAGCCCATAAATAAAAGCAGTATCTAAAAAGTCTACTCCTGCATCCAAGGCCGCATTGACTACTTCCTTACCAGTTGCATCTTTTAAGTTAGGAAATAAATTATGTCCTCCAACAGAGTTTGCTCCATAACCTAGCTTTGTCACTTGCATTGAGGTTTTTCCAATTTGAACTTTGCTACTCAAAATAATCCATCTCCTTGTTTCCATATTCGGGATTGTAGGAAAATCAAATTCCTGCGAAGAATATTGCCCTTCTCTTCTATTATGGGAATCCTTGGATAAATAGTAAAGTAATCTGCACTTCTGCATTTTCGCCTTCTACTTTAATTTAAGAGACCATATATATATAATGTATTTATAACATGAAAGGATTTTGAGATTTGAAAGTGTACATACCGAAAAAAATCATCCTACTAGCTTTTCTGACTCTTTTATTTATCATATGGATTCAGACGGATATCGAATTGGCTCTCAACTTCCCAATAATCCTCCTTCTGCTTGTCCCAATGTGGGTTTACTACAGAATTTATCGTTCGAAGAAAAAACAAGTTATCAACGCGAAAAGAGAATTTCTCGTTAATATCTTTTTTCTTTATTTATTGATGGTCATGTATGTTACATTGACTCCCTTCCATTTCACTCCTTCTGGCAATAGAGGGAATATCAACTTGGTACCGTATGTGCAAATACTTTATCAATATGAAAATAAGCCTTCTATTTTTTGGATGCTTTATACACTAGGCAATATTATCATGTTTATTCCTTTTGGCTTACTAGTACCCTCCATTTATCGGCGCAGATTCAAATGGCTTGTGACAATCTTTCTAGGGGCCTTTGCTTCGTTAACAATTGAGGTTACTCAGTACTTTTTTACAGTTGGGCGTGCCGCAGATATTGATGACTTTATTTTGAATGTATTTGGAAGTCTATTGGGATATTTTTTATACAAATTTACAAAGATAATAAAAAGTAAATATCCGGAAAATATCCTGACAAACCAAGGACTAACTAAAAAATAATGAAAAAAAAAGCCACATTGCTTTACTAGGCAATGTGGCTTTTCCTTTTACAACTACTTATCTTCCCCAATTATTCTAACTTCTGTTTCCAAGTTAACGTCATAATTCTCTTTGACCGTTTTTTGTACATGTTTGATTAGGGAAATATAATCGTCTGCAGTCGCATTATCTACGTTTACGATAAAGCCGGCATGCTTTGTAGAGACTTGCGCCCCTCCAATTTTTGTTCCTTGAAGATTGCTGTCTTGGATCAATTTTCCGGCAAAGTAACCTGGCGGCCTTTTGAAGACACTGCCGCATGACGGATATTCTAAAGGCTGTTTTGATTCTCGAAGATAGGTTAATTCGTCCATCTTCGCTTTAATCACATCATAGCTTCCAGCTTGAAGCTGAAAGACTGCTTCTATCACTACATAGTTGTTTTTCGCAATATTACTAGTGCGATATCCTAGTTCCAAGTCTTCCTTTTGAACAGAGATAATTTCACCCTCAGCTGTAAGTACAGTGGCGCTTTCTAACACATCTGCAATTTCACCACCATAAGCTCCGGCATTCATGTAAAGAGCACCACCGATTGAGCCTGGAATTCCACACGCAAATTCAAGACCTGTTAAGGATTGCTCCAATGCAAATCTAGATGTGTCAATGAGGGCTGCTCCACTTTGAGCAAATACCTTATCGCCTTCTAGTCGAATATTCGCAAGCTTCGTCAAGTTGAACACAGCACCGCGAATTCCGCCATCCTTGATTAGCACATTTGAACCATTTCCTAAAATCGTAATTGGGATTTCAGCCAGTAGCGCTATTTTATAAGCTTGCTGAAGCTGTTCAAACGTAGTCGGGAACAACAGGTAATCTGCATTTCCGCCGATTTTTGTATACGTATACTGACTTAATGGCTCATCTATTTTCACTTCATCTTCTGTCATTATCTGCAGTAATTTTTCTTTCATATCATTATTTTTCATAATCTCAACCTTCTGTTAATATTTCGGTCTTTAAAAGCACTTTATCATTGTATAACAATCTTACTTATCCTAACGACAACAATTATCTTTTTTATATGAATTTTATATTTTTGTAACATTATATGAGGTAACCAGCTGCTTTATGTCTTTATAACTGGCCGTTATCTCAGCTTGGAGCTAACGATTTTTCTTTTCTAGGTTCCATTCCTACCAAGTCATACGATAAGCAAGCAGGCTTATTTGTTCTTGGGTCTGTCACTATTTCTGCATCCACATGAAAAACATCCTTCAAAACCGCTGCAGTCATTACCTCATTCGGTGTACCTTCTTTTATCAGCTGACCCTTTTTCATTGCAATCATCTTATCAGAAAAACGCGAAGCGTGGTTAAGATCATGGATCACCATCACAATTGTTCTTTGCTCTTCTTCGTTAAGCTTTTTAAGTAACTGAAGCACCTCTAGCTGATGGGCCATATCAAGATAGGTAGTCGGCTCATCCAGTAAAAGAAGCTCCGTCTCTTGAGCAATTGCCATAGCTATCCATGCTCTTTGTCTTTGTCCGCCTGATAAGGTATCTACTTCTTGGTATTTCCATTCAGACAAGCCTGTAACCTCAAGGGCCCATTCAATTACTTCTTTATCTCTTTCCCCTAATCTGCCAAAGCCCTTTTGATGAGGGGAGCGACCATAGGAAACAAGCTCATACGTTGTTAAGCCGTTCGGAGAATCTGGAGATTGGGGCAGCACTGCCATTTTTTTAGCGATATTTTTGGTGGGAATCTTTTGAATGGCTTCGCCATCCAAGTAAATTGCGCCAGCCTTCACTTTATTTAACCTAGCTAAAGCCTTTAATATCGTCGACTTTCCACAACCATTTGGTCCGATAATCGTCGTGATTTTCCCAGTTTCTATTTCCAAACTCAATTGCTCCACAATAATTTTTTCGTCATAGCCTATCTTTACATCTTTTGCTGAAAGGATATTCATTTAGAAGCTTCACTCCTTGCTTTTCCCTGCCTAACGCAATCATGCGCAAATGCTTGTCCTAAAAGTTATTTTACAGAATATATATAGCCTTGTTCTCGAAACTCTTTATTTATTTCGATATACACTCTGTTTCTGCCATTTCGTTTCGCTTCATACAATGCCAGATCTGCCTTTTCGGCTAGAACGCTTAACGCTTCTTCAGGATTACTAATATTCCTTTTAGCTGCAACTCCAAAGCTTGCCGTAATAGTTAGTGCATCTCCTTTTGAATAGAAACTCGACACTTCAAGTTTAGCTCTAATTCGAGCTGCTACTTCTGCCGCTGATTCAAGGGAGTAACCAGGAAGCAGCAGAACAAACTCTTCTCCGCCATATCTGCCAAAAAGCATGTCCTTCTCAAGCAGACCTTGTGTAACAGAGACGATATGTCGTAAAGCATCATCTCCAGCAAAATGTCCATACGTATCGTTAATTCTTTTGAAATGATCTACATCGAATAGAAGCAAGGATGTACAATCCTGAGCTTGGCTATCTTTCATAATTGCTTGCTTGGATTTCTCCATAAAATATGTCCGATTATATATTTTAGTAAGACCATCATTATAGGCCAATTCTCGCAACTGCTTCTGTACTTGCTTTAACTCTGTTATGTCATTGATAACAATTGCAGTTCCTACAACAATATGATTTCGCTTATGAATTGGCGAAATTCTTATTTGATAATATTTGTCTCTATCTTTCCATTCTAGCTCATTAACAGAATTCTCATTCACACTGTTATGAAACGGTAAGATATCACCGTTGTACATCATTATATCATCAATCCGTTTTCCATTCTTCAAAGCCGGAAATAGCTGGGATGCAAGTGGATTATATTCAACCACCTTTTTCGATAAATCCAGAACAATGACCGCGTCCCTCATGCTTTCAAACAAATAATCCTTAGCAACAGGAGCCACTGTCAGCATATGTGTGGACATAATCGCCCATAAATACAACAATCCTGTGATACACATAACAATTGGTACAGGGTCTATGCTATATGGTGTCATTCCTATTAAATACAGCAAGGATGTTGTGATCGGCAACAAAACGCCAATTAATAATGTTAAAATTTGTTTCCAATGCTTTGTCTTTGTCTTAATCCAATACCATATTAGAAAAAGTGCTGCGACAAACAATGTGCCAAATGTGTAGCTTCCGTGGACAACATACCATTGTCCAACTGTCATATCCAGTAATAAGGCCCCATGGTTCTGAACAAAATTAACATGTTTGTAAAATAAATGGTGGTAGTTATTTGTTGATATAAAAAGAAATGTGAGCAAAGGGATAAGATAATAAAGAAACAATGTTTTTTTATTGATATGCTTATCTAGGCCTATATACTGCAAAACAAGAATCAAGGTTGCTGGCGCAGAAAAAGGCATACCTAAGTACTGAAAAACAACCCAAAACATGACGCCTTCCCCTGTTGTACTCGTAAGTTCAAGTGCATGTCCAAAAGCATAAATGGCAGAAAACAGCGACAGCCAAGCAAATGTTTGGGTTCCTGCAAAAACATGCCTATTTGTATAGCCAATAAAAGCCAGTACAAGCTGCAATACGCCGCCTGTAGCCATTATTACAATATATGTCAATATAATTTGGTCCATCATTTTTAATAGCCCCTATTTAGGAATTCTAATGTCTTTTTTTCATTCAGCTTTCATTATAATAAATGTATGAAGTTGCTTTCTACAAAAAAATAAGTATATATTAAATCATTAGTATTGTTCTCCATCAAAGCAAAATCTTTCCTAATATTTTCATCAGATGATTATATGTTTCAGATTTGTGGAATAAGAATGAAAAAAAGGAGGGTTTGAATTGTCCTATCTCATTCTTAGCCTGTTGTTTTATGTGATTATGGTCATAGTAAACGCACTTGCCAATATTATCCCAATCAACGGTCAAACAACTGGTGAAATTTCAAATAAGCTAGAAGTGCTCATAACTCCTGCCTCCTATGCCTTT is part of the Niallia taxi genome and harbors:
- the ilvD gene encoding dihydroxy-acid dehydratase encodes the protein MAELRSNMIKKGFDRAPHRSLLRAAGVKEEDFNKPFIAVVNSYIDIVPGHVHLQEFGKIVKEAIREAGGVPFEMNTIGVDDGIAMGHIGMRYSLPSREIIADSIETVVSAHWFDGMVCIPNCDKITPGMMMAAMRLNIPTVFVSGGPMKAGVTSDGKKISLSSVFEGVGAFQSGKIDEKGLLELEQFGCPTCGSCSGMFTANSMNCLAEALGLALPGNGTILAVAPERRDFVKKSAKQLMELIDKDIKPLDIVTEKAIDNAFALDMALGGSTNTVLHTLALANEAGIDYPLERINEVASRVPHLSKLAPSSDVHIEDLHEAGGVSAALNELSKKEDALHLDTLTVTGRTLGENIAGCEVQNYDVIRPIDNPHTEKGGLAVLFGNLAPDGAIIKTGGVQNGITKHEGPAICFESQEDALEGISKGKVQPGHVVIIRYEGPKGGPGMPEMLAPTSQIVGMGLGPKVALVTDGRFSGASRGLSIGHASPEAAEGGPLAFVKDGDHIVIDIENRTMDAIVDEAEWEQRKSEWKGFEPKVKTGYLARYSKLVTSASTGGIMKI
- a CDS encoding aldo/keto reductase; this translates as MQVTKLGYGANSVGGHNLFPNLKDATGKEVVNAALDAGVDFLDTAFIYGLGKSEELIGEVLKERGNRDKVVIASKAAHKPVDGKIVLDNSRQFLRDSVEESLKKLQTDHIDLFYVHYPDGTTPLAEVAGTLKELKDEGKIGAVGASNLNAEQLKEFNKDGYLEVFQGEYSLLKREAENSFLPYCVENGISFVPYFPLASGLLTGKFSKDAKFDDIRAKDPLFQGDAFLQNLEKVEQLKALAKEKGFDATHLALAWLLKQPAVDVIIPGAKTVAQLQNNLRTLDVDLTDDETARISRIFS
- a CDS encoding VanZ family protein, with amino-acid sequence MYIPKKIILLAFLTLLFIIWIQTDIELALNFPIILLLLVPMWVYYRIYRSKKKQVINAKREFLVNIFFLYLLMVMYVTLTPFHFTPSGNRGNINLVPYVQILYQYENKPSIFWMLYTLGNIIMFIPFGLLVPSIYRRRFKWLVTIFLGAFASLTIEVTQYFFTVGRAADIDDFILNVFGSLLGYFLYKFTKIIKSKYPENILTNQGLTKK
- the murB gene encoding UDP-N-acetylmuramate dehydrogenase, which translates into the protein MKNNDMKEKLLQIMTEDEVKIDEPLSQYTYTKIGGNADYLLFPTTFEQLQQAYKIALLAEIPITILGNGSNVLIKDGGIRGAVFNLTKLANIRLEGDKVFAQSGAALIDTSRFALEQSLTGLEFACGIPGSIGGALYMNAGAYGGEIADVLESATVLTAEGEIISVQKEDLELGYRTSNIAKNNYVVIEAVFQLQAGSYDVIKAKMDELTYLRESKQPLEYPSCGSVFKRPPGYFAGKLIQDSNLQGTKIGGAQVSTKHAGFIVNVDNATADDYISLIKHVQKTVKENYDVNLETEVRIIGEDK
- a CDS encoding ABC transporter ATP-binding protein, with the translated sequence MNILSAKDVKIGYDEKIIVEQLSLEIETGKITTIIGPNGCGKSTILKALARLNKVKAGAIYLDGEAIQKIPTKNIAKKMAVLPQSPDSPNGLTTYELVSYGRSPHQKGFGRLGERDKEVIEWALEVTGLSEWKYQEVDTLSGGQRQRAWIAMAIAQETELLLLDEPTTYLDMAHQLEVLQLLKKLNEEEQRTIVMVIHDLNHASRFSDKMIAMKKGQLIKEGTPNEVMTAAVLKDVFHVDAEIVTDPRTNKPACLSYDLVGMEPRKEKSLAPS
- a CDS encoding histidine kinase N-terminal 7TM domain-containing diguanylate cyclase, with amino-acid sequence MMDQIILTYIVIMATGGVLQLVLAFIGYTNRHVFAGTQTFAWLSLFSAIYAFGHALELTSTTGEGVMFWVVFQYLGMPFSAPATLILVLQYIGLDKHINKKTLFLYYLIPLLTFLFISTNNYHHLFYKHVNFVQNHGALLLDMTVGQWYVVHGSYTFGTLFVAALFLIWYWIKTKTKHWKQILTLLIGVLLPITTSLLYLIGMTPYSIDPVPIVMCITGLLYLWAIMSTHMLTVAPVAKDYLFESMRDAVIVLDLSKKVVEYNPLASQLFPALKNGKRIDDIMMYNGDILPFHNSVNENSVNELEWKDRDKYYQIRISPIHKRNHIVVGTAIVINDITELKQVQKQLRELAYNDGLTKIYNRTYFMEKSKQAIMKDSQAQDCTSLLLFDVDHFKRINDTYGHFAGDDALRHIVSVTQGLLEKDMLFGRYGGEEFVLLLPGYSLESAAEVAARIRAKLEVSSFYSKGDALTITASFGVAAKRNISNPEEALSVLAEKADLALYEAKRNGRNRVYIEINKEFREQGYIYSVK